One Mugil cephalus isolate CIBA_MC_2020 chromosome 8, CIBA_Mcephalus_1.1, whole genome shotgun sequence genomic window carries:
- the elac1 gene encoding zinc phosphodiesterase ELAC protein 1, translating to MSMDVTFLGTGSAYPSPHRGASALVLRTEGECWLFDCGEGTQTQLMKSQLRAGRITKVFISHLHGDHLFGLPGLLCTVSLNTNSDPQQSLNCVDIYGPRGLRHFLRVTLGLTGSQLLFPYAVHELEPTSDQSPEEGQLSLELTAERGPLHPQEQPGRTISLDVSSDCYVLFEDKKFVVKAFRLFHRIPSFGFCVQEHDRPGRLKTELLKQLGLKPGPLYGRLKAGQSVTLESGRVVQPSEVLEEAIPGRKVCVFGDCSSVLGDGALKLCKGADVLVHEATLGDEHREKAVDHGHSTPEMAAAVARACCARRLVLYHFSQRYKPSSLLKEGDEDDVSELKRQAEGALQDSGVEVTLAEDFLTLPIPLNRQR from the exons ATGTCTATGGACGTGACCTTCCTCGGAACCGGCTCGGCTTACCCGTCTCCTCACCGCGGTGCCTCGGCTCTGGTGCTGCGGACCGAAGGGGAGTGTTGGCTCTTCGACTGCGGAGAGGGAACCCAGACCCAACTAATGAAAAGCCAGCTCAGAGCAG GTCGCATCACCAAGGTTTTCATTTCCCACTTGCACGGGGATCACCTGTTCGGCTTGCCAGGTCTCCTTTGCACCGTGAGTCTCAACACCAACTCCGACCCCCAGCAGAGCCTGAACTGCGTGGACATCTACGGGCCCCGGGGCCTCCGGCACTTCCTCAGGGTGACACTTGGCCTCACGGGATCGCAGCTGCTCTTCCCTTACGCAG TGCATGAACTGGAGCCCACGTCTGACCAGAGTCCAGAAGAGGGACAGCTCAGCCTGGAG TTGACAGCAGAGCGCGGCCCTCTCCATCCACAGGAGCAGCCGGGCAGGACGATCTCCCTGGACGTCTCCAGCGACTGTTACGTGCTCTTTGAAGACAAGAAGTTTGTCGTCAAAGCCTTCAGGCTGTTTCACCGCATCCCCTCTTTTGGGTTTTGTGTTCAGGAGCATGACCGACCTGGAAGATTAAAAACAGAGCTACTGAAGCAGCtag GTCTGAAACCAGGGCCTCTCTATGGACGTCTCAAAGCTGGACAGTCTGTCACTCTCGAAAGCGGCCGCGTGGTTCAGCCCAGTGAGGTGCTGGAAGAAGCCATCCCGGGGAGGAAAGTGTGCGTCTTCGGGGACTGCAGCTCGGTGCTCGGGGACGGAGCGCTGAAGTTGTGCAAGGGAGCGGACGTTCTGGTTCACGAGGCCACGCTCGGGGACGAGCACCGCGAGAAAGCGGTGGATCACGGACACAGCACGCCGGAGATGGCGGCGGCAGTGGCTCGGGCTTGCTGCGCCCGGAGGCTGGTGCTGTACCACTTCAGTCAGCGGTACAAGCCGAGCTCCCTGCTGAAGGAGGGGGACGAGGACGACGTGTCGGAGCTCAAGAGGCAGGCGGAGGGAGCGCTACAGGACAGTGGGGTGGAGGTGACTCTGGCTGAGGACTTTCTGACTTTACCCATCCCTCTGAATAGACAGAGGTAA
- the mier3b gene encoding mesoderm induction early response protein 3, translated as MAEASLGSSSPVGSLSSEDHDFDPTAEMLVHEYDDERTLEEEESLEGGGNFSSEIADLEKEGNMPLEELLAIYRYEASAGSSIDSSSGDLTDELPDMTLDKEEIAKDLLSGDYEEETQSSADDLTPSVTSHEATDFFPRTLRSNAISDGDKESECDEDGPSPEDSRKEIMVGTEYQAEVPSGLCHYKDGEKVYEDEDELLWSPGILSENKVRSFLSEVLSRTADEKTGCDKPGMHVRDNEQALHELVKYNYNTREALERYCSHVKSSKEKSPPWSEEECKNFEHALQMYDKNFHLIQKHKVTTRTVAECVAFYYMWKKSERFDFFVQQNRFGKKKYSSYPGVTDLMDRLVDEAEGLAVDSSSSVCSGAGGGGRLESTTEQQLSLLNSITASDLTALSNTVATVCSPAEVGCLDSYSFPPLESLHRGSLNHEESLGFPSNGTDPDCLNMLDAGFYHSDLGQLGGVCVNKDCERPSKRLKMALPDSFINDVSVGNLGVDFEARRTTTHHHRITGAKMAVSVTDFGSLAGSGEPNGFLGAHARHHTQHTAALQSE; from the exons gcTTCCCTAGGGAGTTCAAGTCCAG ttGGCTCTTTATCATCAGAGGATCATGACTTTGACCCAACAGCAGAAATGTTAGTTCATGAGTATGATGATGAGAGGactctggaggaggaagagtctCTAGAAGGCGGAGGGAATTTCAGCTCTGAAATTGCAGATCTGGAAAag gaaggGAACATGCCTTTGGAGGAACTGTTGGCCATCTATCGCTATGAAGCCTCAGCAGGCTCCAGTATAGACAGCTCCTCTGGAGACCTGACTGATGAGCTGCCAGACATGACTTTGGATAAG GAGGAAATAGCTAAAGACCTACTATCTGGGGATTACGAGGAGGAGACACAGTCTTCAGCTGATGATCTGACCCCCTCAGTTACCTCCCACGAGGCCACTGATTTCTTCCCAAGAACACTTCGAT ctAATGCTATCTCTGATGGTGATAAAGAGTCAGAGTGTGATGAAGATGGCCCAAGTCCAGAAGACTCAAGAAAG gaaataatggTGGGAACAGAATATCAAGCAGAGGTTCCTTCTGGCCTCTGTCACtacaaagatggagagaaag TGTATGAAGATGAAGACGAGTTATTATGGAGCCCAGGTATATTGTCAGAAAACAAGGTTAGGAGTTTCCTGTCTGAAGTATTGTCCCggacagcagatgaaaagacGGGATGCGACAAACCAGGGATGCACGTTCGAGACAATGAGCAG GCTTTGCATGAGCTTGTCAAATACAACTACAACACCCGTGAAGCACTAGAAAGATACTGCAGCCATGTGAAGTCGTCAAAAG AAAAATCACCTCCGTGGTCAGAAGAGGAATGCAAGAACTTTGAACATGCTCTACAGATGTATGACAAGAATTTTCACCtcatacagaaacacaaa GTCACAACACGAACAGTAGCAGAATGTGTGGCATTTTACTACATGTGGAAAAAGTCGGAGCGCTTTGACTTCTTTGTGCAGCAGAATCGGTTTGGGAAGAAAAAGTACAGCAGCTATCCCGGCGTAAC TGACCTGATGGACAGGCTGGTGGATGAAGCAGAGGGGCTGGCAGTAGACAGCTCCTCCTCGGTGTGTtcaggagctggtggaggaggaaggctgGAGAGCACCACAGAACAGCAGCTCAGCTTACTCAACTCCATCACTGCCAGTGACCTCACAG CTTTGAGCAACACTGTAGCCACAGTATGCAGCCCTGCAGAGGTTGGTTGCCTGGATTCCTACAGCTTTCCCCCGCTGGAAAGCCTCCATCGCGGATCCCTGAACCACGAGGAATCCCTCGGGTTCCCTTCGAACGGCACGGACCCCGACTGCCTCAACATGCTCGACGCCGGCTTCTACCACTCGGACCTGGGCCAGCTAGGAGGAGTGTGCGTCAACAAGGACTGCGAGCGACCCTCCAAGAGACTCAAGATGGCGCTGCCTGACTCCTTTATTAATGACGTGTCCGTCGGTAACCTTGGGGTGGACTTTGAAGCGCGACGGACAACAACGCATCACCACCGAATCACCGGCGCCAAAATGGCCGTCTCCGTCACAGACTTTGGGAGCTTGGCCGGCAGCGGTGAGCCCAACGGGTTCCTGGGAGCACACGCACGGCaccacacacagcacactgcaGCACTTCAGTCAGAGTGA